One genomic segment of Mycolicibacterium gilvum includes these proteins:
- a CDS encoding DUF4126 domain-containing protein: protein MELLTGFGLATAAGLNAYIPLLALGLLGRFTELVTLPAGWAWLENGWVMTIVAALLVIEVVADKVPALDSVNDVVQTFVRPTAGGIVFGSGTAAQTATVTDPGAFAQSGQWIPVAIGVAIALVVSLTKSTVRPAANVATAGVAAPVLSTVEDVASVALVFVAILVPVLVLVAVLALAWAAVRLLRRRRAAAQTPRN from the coding sequence ATGGAGTTGCTCACCGGGTTCGGCCTGGCGACGGCGGCCGGCCTCAACGCCTACATCCCGCTGCTCGCCCTCGGACTGCTCGGCCGCTTCACCGAACTGGTGACGCTGCCCGCAGGCTGGGCCTGGCTGGAGAACGGCTGGGTCATGACGATCGTCGCAGCCCTGCTGGTCATCGAGGTCGTGGCCGACAAGGTCCCCGCCCTCGACAGCGTCAACGACGTCGTCCAGACCTTCGTGCGTCCGACCGCAGGCGGCATCGTGTTCGGTTCCGGCACCGCAGCGCAGACGGCGACGGTCACCGATCCCGGCGCGTTCGCCCAGTCCGGGCAGTGGATACCGGTCGCCATCGGAGTGGCGATCGCGTTGGTGGTGTCGCTGACGAAGTCGACCGTGCGGCCGGCGGCCAACGTCGCGACCGCGGGTGTGGCCGCGCCCGTGCTGAGCACCGTCGAGGACGTCGCCAGTGTTGCGTTGGTCTTCGTCGCGATCCTGGTTCCGGTGCTCGTGCTGGTGGCCGTGCTCGCACTGGCCTGGGCGGCGGTGCGGCTCCTCCGCCGACGCCGCGCCGCGGCCCAGACACCACGGAACTGA
- the glgA gene encoding glycogen synthase yields MRVAMMTREYPPEVYGGAGVHVTELVAQLRRLCEVDVHCMGAPRPDAIVAATDPALAGANPALTTLSADLNMVNAAAQAQVVHSHTWYAGMAGHLSALLYGVPHVLTAHSLEPMRPWKAEQLGGGYRISSWVEKTAVEAADAVIAVSAGMREDVLHAYPTLDPSRVHVVLNGIDTDKWRPVDAGGEESVLTELGVDLSRPIVAFVGRITRQKGVAHLVAAAHHFDPGIQLVLCAGAPDTPEIAEEVASAVQRLAEARTGVFWVREMLPQPKIDEILSAATTFVCPSVYEPLGIVNLEAMACATAVVASDVGGIPEVVADGQTGLLVHYDAKDTATFERQLAEAVNSLVADPQRAREYGVAGRQRCIDEFSWARIAEQTLQIYRSVTA; encoded by the coding sequence ATGCGGGTGGCGATGATGACGCGGGAGTATCCACCGGAGGTCTACGGCGGCGCCGGCGTCCACGTCACCGAGCTCGTCGCGCAGCTGCGACGACTCTGTGAGGTCGACGTGCACTGCATGGGCGCGCCACGTCCCGATGCCATCGTCGCGGCCACCGACCCGGCGCTGGCGGGCGCCAACCCGGCCCTGACCACGCTGTCGGCGGACCTCAACATGGTCAACGCGGCGGCGCAGGCCCAGGTCGTGCACTCCCACACCTGGTATGCCGGAATGGCCGGGCACCTTTCGGCGCTGCTCTACGGAGTGCCGCATGTGCTCACCGCGCACTCGCTGGAGCCGATGCGGCCGTGGAAGGCCGAACAACTCGGCGGGGGCTACCGCATCTCGTCCTGGGTGGAGAAGACGGCCGTGGAGGCCGCCGACGCGGTGATCGCCGTCAGTGCCGGCATGCGGGAGGACGTGCTGCACGCCTACCCGACACTCGATCCGAGCAGGGTGCATGTCGTTCTCAACGGCATCGACACCGACAAGTGGCGTCCGGTCGACGCCGGCGGCGAGGAGTCGGTGCTGACCGAACTCGGCGTCGACCTGTCCCGTCCGATCGTCGCGTTCGTCGGACGGATCACCCGGCAGAAGGGCGTCGCCCATCTGGTCGCCGCCGCGCACCATTTCGATCCCGGCATTCAGCTGGTGCTGTGCGCCGGCGCCCCCGACACCCCGGAGATCGCCGAGGAGGTGGCCTCCGCGGTGCAGCGTCTCGCCGAGGCACGCACGGGCGTGTTCTGGGTGCGGGAGATGCTGCCACAGCCCAAGATCGACGAGATCCTGTCAGCGGCAACGACGTTCGTGTGCCCGTCGGTCTACGAGCCGCTCGGCATCGTGAACCTGGAGGCGATGGCCTGCGCGACGGCGGTCGTCGCGTCCGACGTCGGCGGCATTCCCGAGGTGGTGGCCGACGGGCAGACAGGTCTGCTGGTGCACTACGACGCGAAGGACACCGCGACGTTCGAGCGCCAGCTCGCCGAAGCCGTCAACAGTCTCGTCGCGGATCCACAGCG
- a CDS encoding MSMEG_6728 family protein: MQTFLPYPDFVTSAEILDTRRLGKQRVETIQVLRALTVPGYGWRHHPAAAMWAGYEEALVRYGLDMCDVWCRQGRGDTCAATLRSDLATGTGLEIIRTQDELAAADEVPPWLGDADFHLSHRSALLRKDPAHYRHHFPGVPDDLPYVWPASDRPRRVPVTS; this comes from the coding sequence ATGCAGACCTTCCTGCCCTACCCGGACTTCGTCACCTCTGCGGAGATCCTGGACACGCGCCGGCTCGGGAAACAACGTGTCGAGACCATCCAGGTTCTGCGCGCCCTGACGGTTCCCGGGTACGGCTGGCGTCACCACCCCGCCGCGGCGATGTGGGCCGGCTACGAGGAGGCGCTGGTCCGGTACGGCCTCGACATGTGCGATGTGTGGTGCCGGCAGGGACGCGGTGACACCTGCGCCGCGACGCTACGCAGCGATCTGGCGACCGGAACCGGTCTGGAGATCATCCGGACCCAGGACGAGCTCGCGGCCGCAGACGAAGTGCCTCCGTGGCTCGGCGACGCCGACTTCCACCTCAGCCACCGCTCGGCCCTGCTCCGCAAGGACCCCGCGCACTACCGGCACCACTTTCCCGGCGTGCCCGACGACCTGCCGTACGTGTGGCCCGCCTCGGACCGTCCCCGGCGTGTGCCGGTGACCAGTTAG
- the glgC gene encoding glucose-1-phosphate adenylyltransferase: MREAPHVLGIVLAGGEGKRLYPLTADRAKPAVPFGGGYRLIDFVLSNLVNARFLRICVLTQYKSHSLDRHISQNWRLSGLAGEYITPVPAQQRLGPRWYTGSADAIYQSMNLIYDEDPDYIVIFGADHVYRMDPEQMVQQHIESGAGATVAGIRVPRSEASAFGCIDADDSGRIRGWVEKPADPPGTPDDPEMTFASMGNYIFTTKVLIDAIRADAEDDDSDHDMGGDIIPRLVADGMASVYDFNNNEVPGATERDHGYWRDVGTLDAFYDAHMDLVSVHPIFNLYNKRWPIRGGAENLAPAKFVNGGSAQESVVGAGSIISAASVRNSVLSSNVAIDDGAIVEGSVIMPGVRIGRGAVVRHAILDKNVVVGPGEMVGVDLDKDRERFTVSAGGVVAVGKGVWI; this comes from the coding sequence ATGAGGGAAGCGCCACATGTGCTGGGCATCGTCCTCGCAGGCGGCGAGGGAAAGCGGTTGTACCCGCTGACCGCCGACCGCGCGAAGCCTGCGGTGCCTTTCGGTGGCGGATACCGCCTCATCGATTTCGTGCTGTCGAATCTCGTCAACGCCCGCTTTCTGCGGATCTGTGTGCTCACCCAGTACAAGTCGCATTCGCTGGACCGCCACATCTCACAGAACTGGCGGCTGTCCGGCCTGGCCGGTGAGTACATCACCCCGGTTCCGGCGCAGCAGCGCCTCGGCCCCCGGTGGTACACCGGTTCGGCCGACGCGATCTATCAGTCGATGAACCTGATCTACGACGAGGATCCCGACTACATCGTGATCTTCGGCGCCGACCACGTGTACCGCATGGATCCCGAACAGATGGTCCAGCAGCACATCGAGAGTGGCGCGGGCGCGACCGTCGCCGGCATCCGGGTTCCGCGCTCGGAGGCCAGCGCGTTCGGGTGTATCGACGCCGACGACTCCGGGCGCATCCGCGGCTGGGTGGAGAAGCCGGCCGACCCGCCGGGCACCCCCGACGATCCGGAGATGACGTTCGCGTCGATGGGCAACTACATCTTCACCACCAAGGTGCTGATCGACGCGATCCGGGCCGATGCCGAGGACGACGACTCCGACCACGACATGGGCGGCGACATCATCCCGCGGTTGGTCGCTGACGGGATGGCCTCGGTCTACGACTTCAACAACAACGAGGTGCCCGGCGCAACCGAACGCGACCACGGCTACTGGCGTGACGTCGGAACCTTGGACGCCTTCTACGACGCGCACATGGATCTGGTGTCGGTGCACCCGATCTTCAACCTGTACAACAAGCGCTGGCCGATCCGTGGTGGCGCGGAGAACCTGGCTCCGGCCAAGTTCGTCAACGGCGGATCCGCCCAGGAGTCGGTCGTCGGTGCCGGCAGCATCATTTCGGCTGCGTCGGTGCGTAATTCGGTGCTGTCGTCGAACGTGGCGATCGATGACGGCGCCATCGTCGAGGGCAGCGTGATCATGCCCGGTGTCCGGATCGGGCGCGGCGCGGTGGTGCGCCACGCGATCCTGGACAAGAACGTCGTCGTGGGTCCCGGCGAGATGGTCGGTGTGGACCTGGACAAGGACCGGGAACGGTTCACCGTCAGCGCCGGCGGCGTCGTGGCGGTCGGTAAGGGCGTGTGGATCTAA